From Neisseria musculi, the proteins below share one genomic window:
- a CDS encoding DUF502 domain-containing protein, with amino-acid sequence MAKNAAESGGISSALKKYLITGVLVWLPIAVTVWVITYIVSASDRLFQLLPLKWQPANLIGFNIPGLGVIVAVAVLFATGLFAANMLGRQIIAVWDNMLGRIPVVKSIYSSVKKVSESLFSDNSRSFKTPVLVPFPQPGIWTIAFVSGSLADAVGRSLDNGEEYLSVYVPTTPNPTGGYYVMVKKSDVRELDMSVDDALKYVISLGMVMPEDRSAKALPDAQKPSEHPAGQE; translated from the coding sequence ATGGCAAAAAATGCGGCTGAAAGCGGCGGCATCTCCAGCGCATTGAAAAAATACCTGATTACAGGTGTTTTGGTGTGGCTGCCGATAGCCGTAACCGTGTGGGTGATCACCTATATCGTTTCCGCATCCGACCGGCTGTTCCAGCTGCTGCCGCTCAAATGGCAGCCGGCCAACCTGATAGGCTTCAACATTCCCGGCTTGGGCGTGATTGTGGCGGTGGCCGTGTTGTTTGCCACCGGCCTGTTTGCCGCCAATATGCTGGGCAGGCAGATTATTGCGGTATGGGACAACATGCTCGGCCGCATTCCTGTGGTGAAATCGATTTATTCCAGCGTAAAAAAAGTTTCGGAATCACTGTTTTCCGACAACAGCCGCTCATTCAAAACCCCTGTTTTAGTGCCGTTTCCCCAGCCGGGCATCTGGACGATCGCTTTTGTGTCGGGCAGCCTTGCCGATGCAGTGGGTCGCAGCCTCGATAATGGCGAAGAATACCTTTCCGTTTATGTGCCGACCACGCCCAACCCCACCGGCGGTTATTATGTGATGGTAAAAAAAAGCGATGTGCGCGAGCTGGATATGAGCGTGGACGATGCCTTGAAATATGTGATTTCGCTAGGTATGGTAATGCCGGAAGACCGGTCGGCGAAAGCCCTGCCCGATGCGCAGAAGCCGTCTGAACACCCCGCAGGGCAAGAATAA
- a CDS encoding phospholipase A — MTWKLFVAAGCGLAAFSCAVFAESGDAALQCTLIRDNALRLACFDKIYAARFPPQTPPVVEKQPPKAVDLVKSVDKSIAKKEPEIVFGQDSGGKGFAQALSDAADAYTPLSLMYDLDQNDVRGILSVREHHPMYLLPAWYNSSPNRRPVSPTRGATSDTRSEDQKRAETKMQVSFKTKLLEDVFRTRSDVWFGYTQTAHWQLWNQGEESAPFRNNDYSPEIFITQPVKAGLPGGGRLRMLGLGFMHQSNGQSRPMSRSWNRLYGMAGMEWGKLTVIPRLWVRAFDPGGDNDDNPDITDYMGYGDVKLQYRFNDKQTVAATMRYNPKTGKGGVQADYTFPIKGKLKAYVQGYHGYGENLLDYNHKHNSIGFGVMLNDWDGF; from the coding sequence ATGACATGGAAACTTTTTGTTGCCGCAGGATGCGGCTTGGCGGCATTCTCTTGCGCAGTATTTGCTGAAAGCGGCGATGCTGCGCTGCAATGTACGCTGATACGGGACAACGCTTTGCGTTTGGCCTGTTTCGACAAAATCTATGCTGCCCGATTCCCGCCGCAAACGCCTCCGGTAGTGGAAAAGCAGCCGCCCAAAGCGGTGGATTTGGTAAAGTCGGTGGATAAGAGCATCGCAAAAAAAGAGCCGGAGATTGTGTTTGGCCAAGATAGTGGCGGCAAAGGTTTTGCTCAAGCCCTGAGCGATGCCGCTGATGCTTATACGCCGCTGAGTTTGATGTATGATTTGGATCAAAACGATGTGCGCGGCATTTTGTCGGTGCGCGAACACCATCCCATGTATCTGCTGCCCGCATGGTATAACAGCAGCCCCAACCGCCGGCCTGTGTCGCCCACGCGCGGCGCAACCAGCGACACCCGCAGCGAAGACCAAAAAAGGGCGGAAACCAAAATGCAGGTGTCGTTTAAAACCAAACTGCTGGAGGATGTGTTCCGTACCCGCTCCGATGTGTGGTTTGGCTATACTCAAACCGCCCATTGGCAGCTGTGGAACCAAGGTGAGGAATCGGCCCCGTTCCGCAATAACGATTACAGCCCTGAAATTTTCATCACCCAGCCCGTGAAAGCCGGTTTGCCGGGCGGCGGCAGGCTGCGTATGCTGGGTTTGGGTTTTATGCACCAATCCAACGGGCAAAGCCGCCCGATGTCGCGCTCATGGAACCGTTTATACGGCATGGCAGGTATGGAGTGGGGCAAACTTACCGTGATTCCGCGTCTGTGGGTGCGCGCATTCGACCCAGGCGGCGACAATGACGACAACCCCGATATCACCGACTACATGGGCTACGGCGATGTGAAGCTGCAATATCGTTTCAACGACAAACAAACCGTTGCCGCCACCATGCGCTACAATCCCAAAACCGGCAAAGGCGGCGTGCAGGCCGACTACACCTTTCCGATAAAAGGCAAGCTCAAAGCTTATGTACAAGGTTATCATGGTTACGGCGAAAATCTGTTGGACTACAACCACAAACACAACAGCATAGGGTTTGGCGTGATGCTCAACGATTGGGATGGTTTTTAA